GAGAAAATGTTCACATACAAACACCAATACCCTTTTTCTTCACTTTCCCGGCAGAGATGATCCAGCAGTTTTGTGCCAAGACCCTGCCCGCGAAATGCTTTATCAAAATAAATGCTGACTTCCACAACACCTTTGTAAGCTTCCCGGGCAGAAGTCGGGCTAACGGCACACCATCCAACGACCGTATCGTCCGCAAGCAGAACATAACGGCAGTCTTTCAGATGTGACGCGTCCCACTCTTCAAAGGTCGGACATACCGTAGCAAATGTCGAGATCCCTTCCAAAAGTCCCTGCGTATAGATCTGGCTGACCCGCGTCCAGTCATCCTCTTTCATATCTCTAATAGTAAAATGCATTTTTACACCTCAGCGACACAAACTGAAACAGAATAGAGCCGGCAAAAAAGAGCAATAGCTACTTTCGTCTCAACCTGCATTTTACATATCTACCTCTAAACTTACATCAGCGCAGCGAACAGAGTGCGTCAGTGCCCCCATACTGATCACATCAATATCAAGACCGGCGTATCGGTCAACGGTCTCGGGCGTGATGCCGCCTGATATCTCCAAGGACACTTCCCCGCGAAGACCTGCAGCCTCAAGCGCGGCGATAGCCTCACGGATAAGTTCCGGGGTCATGTTGTCGAACATGATGATATCGGCGCCGGTCTCTGCCGCAAGAAGAGCGTCTTCCAGAGACTCGACCTCGCACTCCACCTTCTTATCAGAATACGCCTGGCATTTCCGCACCGCCTCATCGACCGGCATAAACGCCCGATGGGTATCCTTGATCAGGAACTGATTAAAAAGCGTGTGTCTGTGGGGCAGAGCACCGCCGGCAATTAATGCTTTTTTATCAAAATAACGGAGTCCGGGGGCGGTCTTCCTCGTTCCGGCGACCCGAACGTGATCATTGACGACCGAGACAAGCCGGGAGGCCTTTGCCGCGGCGGACGCAATGCCGCTCATCCGACCGAGAAGATTCAGACAGGTCCGCTCTAAGGAGAGGATGGCGTGGACCGATCCTCTGAGCGCGATGATCTTCTCACCCGGGTGGGCAGTCGAACCGTCCTTTACCAGAACATCGGCAAGAACACCGGCATTCTTAAACAGCCATTCGCACTCTTCAGCCCCTGACACGACCATCTCTTCCCTTGCTTCGATACGTGCAGAAATGACCTTGTCTTCCAAAAGAGCAAGGGTCGTGATGTCGCCTGCAGAAACATCCTCGGCAACAAATGCAAGAAGCTGATCGGTCGGGAGCATTTATGCCGATGCCTCGATCATCCGCTCGATCGCAAGACGTGCACGCTCTGCGATGTAATCCGGCACCTGGATCGGGACAACGCCGTCCCTAAGCGTAATGTAGAGATCCTCTTCGGTGATCAGCTTCATGTTTGAACAGACTGCCGTGTCGATGCCGTGGAATATGGTATCCGGATACTTTTTCTGGAGAGGGTGGATGATACCCTTCTCTGTAAGGATCACCCACTCCTTCTTTTCGCCGCATCTCCGGATCATATACCCGGTCGAGCCGACAAGATCAGATGCGAGCTGGACCTCGGGGGAACACTCGGGGTGACTGATTATTGTCGCGTTTGGATACTCGCGTCTTGCAGCCTCAACATCCCGGAGGGTAAACTGGTGATGGGTCGGGCAGCCGCCGTTCAATGGAACTGGGATGATCGTTTTTTCCGGGACAAGCCGCTGGGTATATGCTGCAAGATTTGCGTCCGGACCAAACAGGATCGTGTCTTCTTTGAGTGAGCGAACAACATCCGCGGCATTTGCGGACGTGCAGGTGATATCGCACTCTGCTTTCGTCGCCGCGTTCGAGTTCACGTACACAACGAACGGGGAGCCGGGGTGAGCCGCTTTTGCTGCACGGACCGATGACGGAGTGAGCTGATCGGCAAGCGGGCAGCCTCCGTCCGGTCTTGGGATCAGGACGGTCTTTTCCGGGGAGAGGATCTTTGCCGTCTCGGCCATGAAATAGACACCGCAGACAACAAGTGTCGACTCCTTTGCGTCCTTCGCCTTCCTGGCGAGTTCGAGCGAATCACCGGTGATGTCTGCAAGGTCCTGGATCTCAGGCGGCTGATAATTGTGTGCAAGGATCAGGGCGCCTTTTTCAGCGGCAAGTCTCCTGATCTCCTTTTCATAGTTCATGCACCGATCACCAACGGATTGTCAAGATTTTTCAGGAGCGTCAGGATCGAAAGAGCTGCAAGATAACTGGTTGCCGGATTATCCGGGGACGGGACGTTTCTGACTCTGATATATGCCTCGCCAAACTCTCCTTCGAAGAAGATCTCATGCATATTCCGATCCTCTTTTGGATCCATCCATAACTCGACATCCACATCTCTTCCGCAGGCAAGAGAAAGAGACTCGGCAACATTCGTGTTTTTCGGGTACTGATGAACACAGTCGTAGGCTTTTCCAGAGAAGATGCAGGTTTTTTCCTCCGCTTCACGGGACAGGGATTTCGGATTTTTCGTTGTGCGGAGAACGAATTTATCGATACCTGATATCTGACCGACACGGATGTTGTCCAATCCCATGATAGCCCCGGACGGGATGTGGATCTTTTTCTTCATTTCGCGGGCAGTCTGGATGAGTTCTTCACGGAAAGAAATGTCTGCAAGTGCCCCTACGCTCATGATAACAAGATCTTTTCCTGCGAGAAGAATGCTCTGTGCATGGGACGTGGCCGCCGCAACAGATGCCGCCTCGACGACGATATCTGTGGACTCTTTAAGGAATGCCGAAAAATCAGAGTAAGGAGTTGCCCCGAACTCTCTGCCGAATGCCTCTGCACGTTCAAAAACCACATCATATACTGCAGTGATTTTGAAGTTCTCCTGACTCTTTGCGATCACGTGACCGATATTTCCGCACCCTAAAAGCCCGACGGTAATCATAATTGGTACAGAGTTTCGGATTATAGATAGTTAAGGATTGTGCCGTCTGCACGGGATCGGGAAAAAAGAGGGGGTCATTTTTGATATTCCAGGATGTCTCCTGGCTGACAATCGAGGACCCGGCAGATAGCGTCGAGCGTCGAAAACCGGATAGCGGCGATCTTGCCGGTTTTGATTTTGGAAAGATTGACATTGGTGATGCCGACCTTTTCCGCAAGTTCACCAAGAGACATCTTCCGGTCCGCCATCACGCGGTCAAGTCTGAGAATGATCGGCATGATCAGAGGGTTTCATCCGCCTGTTCCTGAAGATTCAGCCCATATTCAAAGATGTGGGCAAGGGAATACACCACAAATGCAAGGACCAGACCTTCGATGCTGAAAGTAAACATATCCAGAGAGAAGCCGAGTATCGCACCCCCGATCAACTCGATAAGAGCAGGAACGACGGAAATAACGGCTATCAAAACCGCAATGGTCTTCAGATGGTTGGTATTCTCTTCGGTAAACGGAAGGAGCGTCTTTCGGATGCCGGAAAATATCTTCCCGGCGACGATAAGGATCGCCATAATAAGTCCCATATACGCAAAGGATACGATCGAAAACAATGCGATGATACCCGGGATCATGCCGACAGTTAAGCCAGTTTCGCCGCCAGCGGTCAATACGGTCACATCTTCGGAAGTAAGCACGTCGGTAAACAACTCCGAACCGGCCAGTCCGTAAATAACTGCGGCGCCTCCAAGAAGAAGAACCATGCAGGCAATAATTATCCATCCAAGGATACGGGCGATCTTCAATACTATATCTGCAACACGTGCACTATGTTCGATTTTTATCTGAGTAGCATTCATCAAGCTTATCACACCCACATATTTGTTGTATTCCATTAATAAATTATCGTTTATCGATAATATTTAATTGAGTGAAAATAACACAGCCGATTAAGGAATACTTGATTTACAAGAAGAGCAAATCTAGCCATAAGATGGATGATCATACGTATGTTGCCGCGGTCGATCTTGGAGCTACACATCTCCGTGCGGGGATCGTTGACAAAGAGGGGGCGATCGAGGCATTTTCCCAAAACGAGGTCAAAGACCTCTCAAGCGCGGCGGATATACGGATCCTGATATCAAAAATGATCCTTGATCTGAGCCGGGGTACCGGGATCACGCCGAAAGCGATCGGGATCAGTACCGCGGGGCCCGTCGATCTGAAGACCGGTTCGGTCGTCTGTTCACCCAATATGAAATGTGAACGGATCTTCCTTTCCGGACCGCTCCAGGAAAAGTTCGGCATTCCGGTCCGTATGATGACCGACTGTAAAGCGGGCGTCCTTGGAGAATATTATTTCGGCGGGGCAAAGGACGCGGCAACGCTCGTGTATCTGACCTTTTCCACCGGGATCGGCGCAGGAGTTCTGGACCGGGGCAGGCTCTTATGCGGTTCGAATGGAAATGCCTCGGAAGCCGGTCACCTTCTCGTGGATACGACCTGGAATCTTCCCTGCGGCTGCGGAGGGGTCGGGCACTGGGAGGCATACGCGAGCGGAACCGGGATCCCGAACTTTTTCCGGGTCTGGAGTGAGGATCGTATCGACTGTGATCCCAAACCTTCGATGAATGCCGGGCAGATCCTGTACGCAGCGGAACATGGAAGTCCGCTCTTCTGTTCCTTTGCAGAAGAGCTCGCAAAAATAAACGGACGGGGACTTTCTTCGGTCGTTGCGGCCTACAATCCTGATTTGATCGTGCTTGACGGCCCCGTTGTCAGAAACTATCCGGCGCTGATAGCCAAAAAAATGACCGAATGTATGGATCACTACCTGACGATGCCGGAGATCCGCATCTCCGCTCTTGAGGGAAAAGCCCCCCTGCTCGGTGCCTCGGTCTCTGCATTCAAAGCTGCCAGAGTTGAGAAAAATCGATAAGATTTTTTGTGAAAAAGAGAAAGACCGGCATTCTTCGTCCGTCTACGTCATCAGTTAACTCCAAGAATATATAAACTCAGACCGGCAAAATTAGATAGAATCAATGAGAGACACCGTATTTACCCGCTTTCGAAGATGGTTTCAAAACAACTTTGTCTTCTTCGGACCAGGTCTTCTTCTCGCAATAACCGCGGCCGGTGAGGCAGGGGTAACTGAGGCAATCGAAATCGGCGCACACTACGGTCCGGCGCTGATCTGGGTAGTTATCATCACCCTCGTCTTCAAATACGCATTCACCAATGGAATCGCCCGATATACTCTCGCGACGAACCAGACGATCTTTGACGCACTCAATCGTCTGCCAGGTCCGAAAAACTGGGGTTCCTATCTGATCATCGGCTCCTATCTCATGGAGATGTTTGCAATCGGCGCGATGCTCGTCTTTTCCGCAACATTTCTGGACTATCTTCTTCCCGGGATCTACTCGGTCTTTCTCATAGCAGTTTTCCTCCTTATATTAACGCTCGCCGTCATTCGGACGAGTTCATACGAGATCCTCGAACCGGTCATGGCAGTGCTGATAAGCATACTTGCAGGCGTTGTTCTCATCTCCCTTTCTCAGTTCCCGCTCTCCTTCAACCTTCTTCTGGACGGACTGGTCCCTTCGATCCCCGCAGGTTCCGAGATGGCGATCCTCGCAATTCTCGGAGTGGTCGGGTCCGGACTGAACCTGATGCTCTATTCGGTCTGGCTTTCACAGAAAACAAAGATCCACTCGGAAAATAAAGAGGAGTGCACACTCCAAAACGAGTCTTTTTTCAGAAAATACATCCGCAGTGTGAATTTTGACGTGCTGACCGGGTTCTTCTTTGT
This Methanocorpusculum sp. DNA region includes the following protein-coding sequences:
- the nadA gene encoding quinolinate synthase NadA, with translation MNYEKEIRRLAAEKGALILAHNYQPPEIQDLADITGDSLELARKAKDAKESTLVVCGVYFMAETAKILSPEKTVLIPRPDGGCPLADQLTPSSVRAAKAAHPGSPFVVYVNSNAATKAECDITCTSANAADVVRSLKEDTILFGPDANLAAYTQRLVPEKTIIPVPLNGGCPTHHQFTLRDVEAARREYPNATIISHPECSPEVQLASDLVGSTGYMIRRCGEKKEWVILTEKGIIHPLQKKYPDTIFHGIDTAVCSNMKLITEEDLYITLRDGVVPIQVPDYIAERARLAIERMIEASA
- a CDS encoding GNAT family N-acetyltransferase, with protein sequence MKEDDWTRVSQIYTQGLLEGISTFATVCPTFEEWDASHLKDCRYVLLADDTVVGWCAVSPTSAREAYKGVVEVSIYFDKAFRGQGLGTKLLDHLCRESEEKGYWCLYVNIFSINTASLNLHTKCGFREIGYRERIAKDKFGSWQNTIAMERRNDII
- a CDS encoding ROK family protein, yielding MDDHTYVAAVDLGATHLRAGIVDKEGAIEAFSQNEVKDLSSAADIRILISKMILDLSRGTGITPKAIGISTAGPVDLKTGSVVCSPNMKCERIFLSGPLQEKFGIPVRMMTDCKAGVLGEYYFGGAKDAATLVYLTFSTGIGAGVLDRGRLLCGSNGNASEAGHLLVDTTWNLPCGCGGVGHWEAYASGTGIPNFFRVWSEDRIDCDPKPSMNAGQILYAAEHGSPLFCSFAEELAKINGRGLSSVVAAYNPDLIVLDGPVVRNYPALIAKKMTECMDHYLTMPEIRISALEGKAPLLGASVSAFKAARVEKNR
- the nadX gene encoding aspartate dehydrogenase, coding for MITVGLLGCGNIGHVIAKSQENFKITAVYDVVFERAEAFGREFGATPYSDFSAFLKESTDIVVEAASVAAATSHAQSILLAGKDLVIMSVGALADISFREELIQTAREMKKKIHIPSGAIMGLDNIRVGQISGIDKFVLRTTKNPKSLSREAEEKTCIFSGKAYDCVHQYPKNTNVAESLSLACGRDVDVELWMDPKEDRNMHEIFFEGEFGEAYIRVRNVPSPDNPATSYLAALSILTLLKNLDNPLVIGA
- a CDS encoding helix-turn-helix transcriptional regulator, with protein sequence MPIILRLDRVMADRKMSLGELAEKVGITNVNLSKIKTGKIAAIRFSTLDAICRVLDCQPGDILEYQK
- a CDS encoding DUF2975 domain-containing protein is translated as MEYNKYVGVISLMNATQIKIEHSARVADIVLKIARILGWIIIACMVLLLGGAAVIYGLAGSELFTDVLTSEDVTVLTAGGETGLTVGMIPGIIALFSIVSFAYMGLIMAILIVAGKIFSGIRKTLLPFTEENTNHLKTIAVLIAVISVVPALIELIGGAILGFSLDMFTFSIEGLVLAFVVYSLAHIFEYGLNLQEQADETL
- the nadC gene encoding carboxylating nicotinate-nucleotide diphosphorylase, with the translated sequence MLPTDQLLAFVAEDVSAGDITTLALLEDKVISARIEAREEMVVSGAEECEWLFKNAGVLADVLVKDGSTAHPGEKIIALRGSVHAILSLERTCLNLLGRMSGIASAAAKASRLVSVVNDHVRVAGTRKTAPGLRYFDKKALIAGGALPHRHTLFNQFLIKDTHRAFMPVDEAVRKCQAYSDKKVECEVESLEDALLAAETGADIIMFDNMTPELIREAIAALEAAGLRGEVSLEISGGITPETVDRYAGLDIDVISMGALTHSVRCADVSLEVDM